The nucleotide window AATGTCTgcaagaagctgctctACGTATtcagagcgagagcgaccgtcgacggcgagcttcttgaaGTTGGAGAGCACGGTTACGACTTCTTGAATGCGCATGTGAACCAGTTGGAGGTCAGCACCTCGCACCTTTTCGGCTTCGCGCTCTTCCAATGTGGGAAGCATGAACTCGGCCCCTCCtgcttcctcgtcttcgtcgtcttcgtcgtcttcgtcatcttTGTCATCGTCCCCgtcatcaagctcgacctgGTCTCCTTCTTCGCCCTCGATATCTTCCTCGCCAAGGTCAAATTCATCACCGagctcttcttgctccgAGCCTTCTTCACCCTCCTCTGAGCCTTCAAGgtcctcgtcttgctcgtcgtcgtcatcatcagATTCAAGTGACAGGCCCTGACTCTTTAGCAGCTCTTCGAGACGTTCTGCTTCAGCCAGCGCCTTCTTGCGTTGTCTCTCTGAAAGCTTACCATTCTTGGGCAGACCGAGAGCCTCCAATGGGTCTTCTtcgacctcctcctcgtcttcctcttcctcttcctcctcgtcttcctcttcttggTCTActtcctcatcttcctcgcctTCCAGCTCCACCTCCTCGTCCCTATCCTCATCCTCTGACTCTTCAATTGTGGCTGCCCGCGCTTTCGCCTTCCCATTTGCGCCAGTCTTGGAATTCGAAGTCTTGATCGACCTTGCGActgctgccggtgctgATCGAAGAGCCTTGGTGGATGTAGGTGCGATTTTAGCCTTTTTGACGGGAAGGCTCGACTCGTGCGCCTTGCGTTTACCCTTGATGGTGTTGGTAAGCGAATGGTCCTCGCGCAATGGCTGAGGAGGCGCCTGCTTATTCTTTGATCTGCGTCCCATTGTCGTGATGTTTCTACAAGTTGATGGTGAGAGCAGCAAAGGggaagaagccgaggcgaTGCGGCTAGATTGCAGGAGAGCAACTTCTTCCAAAATAACGCGAGGGTCTCACTCAGCTGCAGTGATTGAAAAAGAAAATTTTGGACCGCCACTTTCTTGCGCTcttgcattcacgattttggttcacgattaactATAATCACGATTTCGCAAATTTTCAAGATCACGGATGAGCCGGAAAaaaaacacacacacgaaaatcgtgaattgagCAAAGTTGCTAGTTTTTCAGGAGTTAACATTGGGGAGGGAAATTAGCaggttcacgattcgtgattcacgatttacgatttacaGCTCACGGTGTTAAGATCGGGTCGattgtcgatcttggtAAACTCGGGGTTAGggccaagaagggcaaagtcacgagtaacaTACAATCTGTGAATTACACTACAgagacactcacgactgatgACTGTGcgagcattcacgatcacTTGCTCCACAAAGAAAGAATGACCATGCATCATCATCCAACCTTGAACGTGAGAATGGAGATAGCCTGGAcatagtcacgagtcacaagGCCACGCTCGGATACAAGCAAGACGCGCACGGACTTGCCATATCAGAGGAAAAAGCGTGAAAGTCACAGTGACCCGACGCTACTTCCCCGCCGCTGTCATGTATAAAAGCTCAATTGTATCCTCCTAGCTCTATCGGCCATCGACAATTGCATCCGTCAAGTATCCGTCTGTCGTCAGCGTCTCCGCTCACGACACTGTTTGACACTCATCAACATTCTAGCCCATCCTCTGGTGCGTCTCCAAGCAGGCCTTTGTCATTCCTTATTGACTCGCTCCACGCTTAGGCCGCAACCGCTCTTCGTCGCTCCCAAGCCACTTTCTCGTCGTCTCTTGGCCAGCACCTCGATCTCTTATCTGGCAATGTCGTCTCAAGACAACTCGAAGAAGGACGGTTCGGCCGACTGGGCCAACAAAGACGGACACTACCGTCGTCAGGAATCCTCTTTCCGTACTACCATCGAAAAGGGCGGTAAGCACGAACCCGAGCTGGGACGCTaccatctcgtcgttgCGCTCGCTTGCCCCTGGGCACACCGTACGCTTATCGTGCGTAAGCTCAAGGGCATTGATCGCGTTCCCGATTTGCTTCCCGTTCACGTCGTCGACTCACTCCTCGGCAGCGAAGGTTGGAGCTTTGTGCCTTATGAAGAGCCTAAAGGCTACGGTGTTCCCGGTACCGGTATCAAGATCCCCGGTCACGAGAACAAGAAACGAATCCGAGACCTCTACCTCGCCGCTGACCCCAACTACTCGCAACGTTGCACTGTGCCCATCATCTGGgacaacaagctcaacacgATTGTCAACAACGAATCGAGCGAGGTGATTCGTAACCTCAACTACTGCTTTGACGATTTCATCCCCGAGGAGTTGCGAGGTGTCACTTTCTACCCGCAGCAACTCGCCAAGGAGATTGATGCATTCCACGAGTGGGTCTATCCAACCGTCAACAATGGTGTTTACAAATGTGGCTTCGCAACCACCCAAGCAGCGTACCAGTCCAACATCAAGCCGCTGTTCGACAgcctcgatcgcatcgaaAAGATGTTGCAAGATGGCAGGACCTATCTGTACGCTGACAAGCTCACCGAGGCCGACATCAGGCTGTACACTACAATCGTTAGGTTCGACCCGGTTTACTATACCCACTTCAAATGCAACTATCGAACCATCAGAGATGGTTATCCCAACATCAACAGGTGGATGCAAAACCTCTACTGGAACAACCCGAGTTTCAAGGATACTACCGACTTCGATAGCATCAAGGCTCATTACTTCCAGAGCCATGTCAACATCAACCCACACCGAATCGTGCCAGAAGGGCCCGTACCGCATATTCTGCCGCTGGAAGACTGATTTCCCGTCGCTCGTTGTTTTTGGAAGCTGGTTGGTTTCTATCTTGAATCGGATGGTGCAAGtgccaactcgtgactgtgcttCGCGATTGTGGTTGTTCGCGTGTGTGTTTTATGCATCGTCTGCCTGATCTACGCCTGCTAGCCCCAACTCGACGGTCAGATCGGCCACGTGCCTCTCCCTCTTCTGGAGGATGTTGGCGTACCGGATGCTTGCCTTCAACTCGGTACATGCCAAGTTGATCAGTTTGTCTACACAGAAGAGCCGGCTGGTGAGACTGTGTGCTAGACCGTAGAACGAGCTGGCGCTGGTGGTGGCCAAGAGTTGCTTTTCGTAGAGCTTGAGAATGGCCATAGCTAcgcggaagaggatgacCATACCTTCGACGAACATGACGTCCCATACGCGGAAGAGTGTTTCGACCGGAAGACAGTCGGTATACAAGGACAGGAACCAGGCGAACGTTATAGCGGGCAGATCGACGCCCAATTGTGCCATGTGCGCGTGGAGCGCTGGCATGTGCTCTGAAAcgagctcgatcagcaCTCGCTGGTCAGCTTGCGATACCAGAAGATGCGAAGTGTAGTATTCGCTAGGCAGGATCTTTTCGATCAGACAGACGAGCACCCAGAATGCTTCCTCTTCGGTCGCATGTGTGAGCAGAAGCGTGGCAGCCAGATTGTTCATACCTTGGCAGTAGCCCGTGCTGGGATTGTACCAGCTGAACGCGACCAGCAAGCGACGTAGTTTGGGTACTCCCTGCCCATCACCGCCAAAGTACACGTTGGTGGGCATCGTCCGATGaacgtcgagatcgatctGTGTGAGACAGTCATTGGTCTCACCTTGATGATCCGAAAGCAGCTCTTGGTAGCGTCCGGGTTCGGCAACATCGTTAGCGCCACTGCACTCGGCCCAGATGCGAGCACGGTAGCAGAGCGGGATGCCGGATTGGCATAACGACAGAAATTCGCGCCAGTCTTCCTTGCCGCTTTTTGAGTCGCCCATGCGGTTGACTCCTACCATGCCTGACGACCAGTCCTCTTCGGGTGCTTTCTCCGCCGAGCCAAACACCTTGGATCCATCTGTAGGAGCGCCGCCACCGAACAGCGTTCCAGCCAAGAGcgccttggtcttggacgtcgagctcgtcatAGAAGCTTTGGCGACGTTGCCGTGAGCTCCGGTACCAGCATTTCCGTTGCTACTGCTGATGGCGTTGCCGGCACCGTTTGCGTCCGCCGATACCTGCAGACGCGCGCGTCTGCGCTCGAGAAAAGCATCCCACTGCTGTTTTTGCTCAACCTGCTGCGAGTCGTGCAtgtccttgagctgcgTAAGCAGTCGTCGGACTGTATTCGAGATGGACGGCAGACCAACCTGCGCTGGACCCTCCGCTTTGACTGGACTGCTAGACCGCGAAGATGCATTGGATCGCGCACCGCATCGTCTTTTGGAAGGGCTCCCGCGAGACGGAGAGGGCGAAGGTTTCGAAACGGCGCTGACTGGTAGCACCTCGGCCTGCACGGGCCTGCTATCTGGCACGATCAACAGATTGCTGCGCCGTTTGGCGCGCTTAGCTTTGGTGCTGGCACTGTCGGCCACAGCGCCGTCGTCCGAAACAGAACCTTCAACGGCCGACGTTGCTGCCGTCGAAGGGGCCGGTGAAGTCGAGCGAGGGATAGGGTTCAATTGCACGTCGGCGTGGTCCACTTGCGGAGCAACGGGAACGGTACCCGGCAAATCAGGCTCGTCTTCGGACGAATCGGCCGTGTCAAGGTCCGGGTCATTTTTGTCATCCTCACTCTGGCTATCGGTGCCTCCACGTGCACGAATCCCCACCTTGATGCCAGTGAGGGTGGCCGGTGCTGGTGCGGAAGCTTTCCGCGCTTGACGCAGCAGGCGAATATCGGCATCGGTGGGATTGTAGATGAAGCCATAGCGGTCGGTGAGCACATCAAACTCTTCCTCTAGATCACTGTCTGGGTCCGATTCGTCAACGGGCCGGAGGACGATAGAAGAATcagctgctgtcgatgtCGCCTGCGTGGCAGTCGCCAACGTGGCCTGATCGGTCATGTTGGTGAAGCCGGGGACGGGAGCTTTACCTCCGTAAACTTCAAATTCATCGCCAGAactctcttcctcgtcgagcgtgctGAGTCGAGCCGCGCGTTTCTTCTTGACGGAGACGGGAGAATCCGAGGCATCGGAGGAagctgcagatgcagtGCTGCTTGCAGGGGCCTCGCCCTTGTTGACTTGATGTTCTActtcgttgctgctgctggcagAAATGCCGAGGTCGGCGACGCCCGATCTGCTTTTCCGAGCTTTAGTCCTTCGGCGAATCAGGGTGGGAGGCGTTGCCTCGTTGGGCAAGATAGGctccagctcgacagcagcgctggGAGGGCGTGGTGATGGAGCACCCATGATGACACTGCGCTCGGTCGCGGAAAGCGAGTGCGAAGGGTCAGCGCTGCGATCAAATTGGTAGGTATCTGGTAGACGTGTAACATTGGGCTGAGCTGCCGGAGGCGGCGTCTCGGGCGCAGGCGAGGATCGTGTGTAGCGGCCAAAAGCACGGGCGAACGTGGACGCGGaagctgctttgcttgacCGGGATCCGCTCGCGGCACGCTTGTCAGCCACATCGGCGGCAGTAGAAGGAGCAGAcacggcagcagccgacTGGGTCATCTCGCGTCGACCAGGGCTGGTCGCCTTGACCATGCTTTGAGCAGTGCTAGGAGCAGCTTTGCGAGATGCACCGCCCCCGGACCAAGGCAGCAATCCGCTCGCCCAGTCTCCAAGTCCTCCACCTATCGAGGTGCTGGAAGAGGTAGATCTggctcgagtcgatgcaGCACTGGGCGACTTTGCTGTGTGAAGCAATtgaggagaagaaggaggctGTGAAGTTGACTTGATAGTGGTGGCGCGGTGATGAGACGAGGGGCTCGTGCTGATGCTGTCGGTGACAGATGTGGAAGACGACTTGAAGCTGCGAGCATCTGTATCTTTATCGGTTAGGGACGCAATAGAGATGGAAAGCGACTTGCCTCGCTGGCGTTTGGCTTGGGTTGCATCGACTGACGGAGCCGTCTTGTGTGATCGGATCGAAGGGCTGCGGTCTGGAGCCGAAGTTTCCGTGGTGCTGTGAATGCTAGCTGGCTTTAATGAGGGGGAGCGAGCGACGATTGACGTGTTGACAACGCCATCCAGATCATCGAGCATGGCCTCTTGCAGAGAGTCGGGAAGAGCTCGATCAGTTCGATCGGCAGGTGGCTCGATGCCTGCCTTCTCTCGAGCGAtggtttgctgctgctcggcgatgcGTTTGCGTTTGAGCACTTCAGCGTCAAGAACGGGTGCTCGGAGCAGACTACGATTGATCTGGCCGGACTTGATGCCGTTCTCCAGACAGAGCGAGGTGAGAGCAGCTTCTCGTGACTCGCTTCGCTGCTGCAAGTGTTCAATCGCGTCTGCATGCTGACAACGTTCCTGGTCGGTTGCTGTGCggagcttgtcgag belongs to Mycosarcoma maydis chromosome 3, whole genome shotgun sequence and includes:
- a CDS encoding uncharacterized protein (related to ECM4 - involved in cell wall biogenesis and architecture) — its product is MSSQDNSKKDGSADWANKDGHYRRQESSFRTTIEKGGKHEPELGRYHLVVALACPWAHRTLIVRKLKGIDRVPDLLPVHVVDSLLGSEGWSFVPYEEPKGYGVPGTGIKIPGHENKKRIRDLYLAADPNYSQRCTVPIIWDNKLNTIVNNESSEVIRNLNYCFDDFIPEELRGVTFYPQQLAKEIDAFHEWVYPTVNNGVYKCGFATTQAAYQSNIKPLFDSLDRIEKMLQDGRTYLYADKLTEADIRLYTTIVRFDPVYYTHFKCNYRTIRDGYPNINRWMQNLYWNNPSFKDTTDFDSIKAHYFQSHVNINPHRIVPEGPVPHILPLED